AGTCCCATTCCAAGTACACTGTTGTTCAATAGCAATTCCCCCCAAACACTGTAGACCCACTGTGTGAGAAACCTAAAGTGATAGCGGATGTGAACAGCAGAGCAAACTGTGTGGTGAGGACCTTGTCTTCCCCTTGACCTGCTGAGTAGTCCCATGTGAAACTCATATGCTGGGGTTTCTCAGGGCGGATACTGAAATCCCCGGCTCTTCTCACAGTGGTGCAGTGGCTGAGTGTGTTCATTTAAAGGAAATGTGAAAAATCTTAGTCCTTAAAAGTAAATTACTTGGTAAATAGCTTATTTAAAGTGCTTGAGTTACCAACAATCTAATGCTAGTGTTGTCTATTTCTAACGTATTTCTGTGATCCAATTCACTGCCCTTAGCTCAGTTCTGCAGTCAGCATCTGGAGAGCACGCAGTTGCTCTTGCTTGGTAGTGAAAGGCCGCAGTCTCTATCGAGAAAAGTTGGTAAAGCTAACACTCCtacacttttgttttctttttatgtgtttcatattttaaaatgaatgcttGCGcctttttatatttagaatttcCAAGTGGAGAAAATATAAAGCCAAAAGAATTGGCTAAACTTTCACAAGTGTCCACAGGAATTTATCAATTCCAAGATGATGTTTATTTTACTTGTCATATGGCCATGATTTTATAAGTGGTTTTATTAGACAGTCAGTGATGACTGGTGATCAGGAGGGGGCACCGATAGCAGGTGCAGGCCTTCTCCACCATCATTCTTGCTGCTTCTCCTTTCTTAGCCCATAACCTTACACGTACTTCACTGAAACTGACACCATCAAAAGAGACCTTCCATAAACTGATGCCAACACTTACTAGACCTTTGCCTTATTATTTCCACAGTCAATTCTCTCTCTGCTCAAAGTCAGTTATTTTGATTATACTATAGGTATATGCTTTCCCTACTGCTGAATGATATCTTCTCTTTAATTGTACCTTTTGTCAAGTTTTGACTCTCCATGGACATATTCCAATCTGCATGCAGTGTTTTTCCTGtccttttaatttaaatgttgaCCCTCTTATACATGTATGCAAGATATTGTGAATATATTTAGCCTGGGACTTCCCGTCCCTCCGCCCCTCCCGTTCCTGTATcccattttaaaacactgaactGTCTTCTCATTATCATCCTTTCCCTCACAAACTAATGCCCCTTCTAGTCCTTCATAGCCAAAGTCACCAAGTATTATCTCcagtctgttttctgtgttctctctgttCCTAAATTTACTCCAGGCAGGCTCTTACCACCACCATTACACCAAACCTGCAGTGAACATCAATGGTAGCCACACTGCTAATTCCTGGTGTTCTCAGTCCACATGTTCATTGACCTGTCAGCAGTGTGTGTCCCATTTTGTTACATGACTTCTATGCCAGCTGTAGTTAGTGTCCAAGATTCTACACCACCATGATGATCCTGTTCCTGCTCTGttactgcttcctgctcttgtcCCCATCTCAGTGATGGAATGTCCTAGTCTTGTGAGAATCATGTATTTTGCCTTTTATGTGCTGTTATATGCAAAATGCATGCTTTTGGAATTTGTGCTGCTTTTATACCTTACTTGTTACTGTATAAAAAACATTTCTCAAAGATGCAGAGTCTGGAAAGTCCACAATCAAGATACTAGCATCTAATGACAGCTTCTTGCAGAATATTCACAAGGCAGAGGGTAAAGGGACAGAAAAAGAGATCAATGTAATGTCTTCACgtgacaggagagaaagaagccctttctgaaaacatatataaaatagcaGTAGTAGCCTGTTTATGAGGTCAAAGCCCAAAAAATGTGGGCACTGTTGCATTGGAGTCAAATTACAATACATGAATTGTGAGAAGACAAAAGCCCTCCCCCAAACCATAGCAACCGTGAACTAACAGAATCTTTATGAAGGCTCATACAAGCTCCTTACTATATTTTAATGCTTATggtttaaatttataattttccaaatatttcctaTAATTTAAGCTTCAGGTCCCCAATACCTTGAACTCACCCCTCACAGTACAATCCCAGACTGCCTGCATCTAACAAACTAACTGCTACCTTAAGTCCAACAGTTGCAACAACCACCCTAGGCCTTCTCCTTTTAAACTTTCTTCTCTTGCCTACATCTGAATGTTTTAAGTCAATTTGCATGGTAAAAGCCAATGTACCCAAACTTGCATGGACACTTGTTAGGCTCTATCTGCCTCTGAGCACACTGCTTCTTCTATCTGATCATGAGTTAGCCTCACATTCACTCTGGACATTCTCACCACGCAGTCGCTCTTCCTTTCAGACACTGGCAGGTTCTCCCACAGTGTTCTGCTCTTGCTTTTTCAGCATGTGAAATTCTAATCTCAGAGATCTATTTGGTTAAAAACTTATAATTCTTCAAGATTATTACAAACCACATACTCCAGAAGACCATTTGATTGACTTGTAGTAGGCCTGTCCGGTCTCCCTCTCACACCAGCATTTCTGATTGCAGTTTTCGTGCTATTCTTTGTTCTGCTGTCCTGGGAGTGCTATGAACTTCATTACTAATACATCTGTTGTATACTGTGTGCCCATCACTCCTTTAGAATGTTACATCATATGACATATGACATGTTTCTCCATGTTAGTCTCTAATGTATAAAACAAAACCTGGAGCATAGTAGGATATGAAAAAGTACATGTCAAGTGACTCACATTAGGTAGGAGTTTTATAGAATCCTTCAAATGCAACTTTGCCCAGGAGTTGTCTCTAATAATGTAAACCAAATAGGAGAAATTGATTTATTGAAAAAAGTTTagacttaaaaaatatttgtcacCTTTCCTTCTATACATTCAGTGTATTATCTCTGATATATGAAGTGCTTCTCAATtcctgtggaaaaaaataaaaaaataattcaatagaaAAACAAGTGAAAATCAAGAAAGGTAATTTACagataaagtaatagaaatgtcCAGTAAAAATATGTTCAGTTTTACAAGCATCAGGATGGGTAGCAGCGTGTGTCATGAGGTTATGCTTTTCCCCAGATagataattttatgtatgtatgatacACATGTTTCAGATTCAGAAACTATGTGTGTTTAGAAGTCAAATGTTGGCAAGTATACAGAAAGAAGCGGTCACACACGTTGGTAAAGGAAGCACTGTGACAAGCTCTTAAGgatctcaggaagctgagaactaTTTGAGGTGTAGATTTCTAGATGCACGAGCATGTAATGCAGCATTGTTTCCATTAGCAGAAGCAGGAAAGTGGTCTGCTCTTTATAGATCTGTTCTTGAAGGATTTCTGGTATTGTAGAGTGTTATGTGGGCAATCTATGAAAGTAATGGAAAAGATTCATTACTGTAAACTGGTCTACAACAGCTCTTGTCTATAAACTAGAGAAAAGTACATTTGTAAGAAAcatcaagctgatgagggagagggacttgatcgggggagggggagggaaatgggaggcggtggcggggaggaggcagaaatccttaataaataaataaataaataaataaaaaagaagtaaaaaaaaagaaagaaacataccTCTCTTCTTAATGCTCACAAAGTATCTGCAGTGTTTTGTGTTTGAATCCATTACGGTGATgatagaaatatgaaaattacTGGCTTTTATTGCAATGTCTTTCCTCCTAAAAGTTAGCTTGGCAAAATGACAATGGATGAAAATTTATATATCAATTCTGATACATATCATGTGTTCACTAGAAATTAGAAGTTTCTCAAGGGAAAGATTTACTATCAtatgtgcctctgagctgcaaaATGCTCTGAATTATAGTCTTAAAATGAGCTAGTGCATGGCAGGTAGGATCCCTGGGGAGAGACCTTTGTCCCAGAGGGTGTTCATTTACTGTATTAAATTGgtcattttttcatgttttaaaattatgccaaattaattattatataataaatgtaacttttatCTTTCATAGTTACCATATCAAAAGTGCTTGAGCCCAGCTTCATATCAAAGCTACTTTAAAGTTTCTAGTGTAATAGCTCATGGGGGGGGATAATGAAACACATATATGTTTGAAGAGTTTGATACCTACAAATATTTTAGTGTGGGTATTAGTTTAAGATTGAGAGACTTGCTAGGTAATATGATTTAAGGTACAAAGGAATGTTATTCAAAAGGTCTTTTTCTGTCCGAGGTTGTGTTAGTAGACTTGCCTAACATCAAATATGGTTATATATCTTTCTTTGGAGTTATTTACATGCAGATTATatgctttttaagattttttgCACTGTCGTTGCCAAAAATTGTGGAACTAGATTAAGTAGATGCTTTTCCCACATGCCTCCTTTGTTGCCAGTACTTCACTGTTATTGTAGGTGTagttgtgtacacacacacacacgtgcatgtttATAATATGGTCTTACAGTAGTTAACTTCCTGCTCCAATTTCTTTGGTGATTTTAAAAGTCGTATCTTTTCCCCTTTAATACTTTATTGATCATTATTCATTCAATCTTTGTATTTTCCCGATCTGGATGAAACTATATAGTTCTACAATGCAAAGTACTCTCTCTTTAACTCTCAAACCTTTTCTAATTCCAAAAGCCATCTTCACTCATCAGCTTGACATTTTCACTTTAGTGTCTAATAGACATTTGAAGTGAAAATGTCTAGAATAGGCCCCTTTCTGGCCGCacgtctcttcctttctccccaccaTCTACATCAGTGACGTCACTCTCTGACTGTTCCTAGCTACTTTCATGCTTCACttttttgggcttttgttttcttttctgNNNNNNNNNNNNNNNNNNNNNNNNNNNNNNNNNNNNNNNNNNNNNNNNNNNNNNNNNNNNNNNNNNNNNNNNNNNNNNNNNNNNNNNNNNNNNNNNNNNNNNNNNNNNNNNNNNNNNNNNNtcctggaactcgttctgtggaccaggttggccttgaactcacatagatcttcatgccttggcctcccaagggctgagattaaaggcatcactaccacccagctttttttttttactttttttgttgaaTATTGAATtcagtgaaaaataataaattgatagCCCTAATTTGCATATCAAAAAACTAAGTTTTTCAGATGCACTTTTTTACTAACCAGgattaagaattatttttgtatttatgtacCCAAATGGATGTGGGGGagactttaataataataataacagtaggCTTTTTTGATTTAGCCTGTGAGCACTGTAAATAGCCCTTCTTTTATAAACAGAGCTTCAGTTTAGTAAAatcagatttctttaaaaagcagcaagaCTACCCTAAATTATTCTGACTTAAAATAGATTTCTCTGCCATATTGTATCGTTTTGCAACTTCTCTGATTCCCTGCAGTTGGCTCTAGCAGCTTTCCCTTCTATGTAACTGTCCCCAGTCATACAGTAACCGCATAGTTTGTGCTTAtcacccttccccctccttcctcctgcacCAAGCGGTGCTGTCATGTGACTTTTAAATTGATGTCATTCACACAGAAGAATGCTTTAGAAGCATCCCATCAAACAAGTGTACGAACCTGTATTTTTCTGCTTGTAGGAATGTGGTGGAAACTGTTGTTCACTTTATTTCACTTCCAGAGTCGCACAAACAAAAGAGGTTCGCTGTCACCCTTTCCTAGCTTAGCTTatagaaagaagggaaagtgaagtgtggaaaagaaacaaaatgaagtacAAGCTTTATAATACTTCTAGGGACACCTCCTCATATGTATCAGGTATAGGTTGAGTTTCAAACGCAAAGCTTGTAGCAAAAGGGAGGGGCCTTTGTGGGACAGTTACACTCCTTGAGTGGGTCAGTAGACGCCCACATAGAGCCATCTTTTTACTGACCCCTCTCACCACTTAATCAAATAACGTTCAGTGCTAGACCTCTGAAATCCATCGGACTACATCTTCATGGCTCACCTAGGCTAACCACTAGCTTTTACGAAACTGTAAAACGTGGTGGAAAATAAGGGAACACATAGGAATGAGGCAGATATTCTGTATTTGTTTGTCTATGACAGGGATGGATTTACAACCGACTAAAATCCGGTTAGTGTTGGCTAAAGAGATTTTCTGATAAGATTTAAACATCACTGTACTTAACTTTTGACCACTTCAGTATATACATGATGTAAACTGAAATTTTAGAATTTGAGAATTATAAACATTCCTGTTGATTTAAGAAACCAAAGTCAGGGACTAGAGACACACAGTTAAGTGTGCTTTCTACTTTTGCAagggacctggattcagttcccacaACCCTGAAGAAGCCTTAAAATTGCACCTCCAGCTCTGGAAGgtgtgatgtcctcttctggcctcggcaGGTACCACATGTGCACAGTACAATTACACACAGGCaagcaaaatacacacataaaacaaattaatctTTTTGATTAAACAAGAATGAGCCCAGTGTCAGGTGTtttgtacatgcacatacacatgtctCTCTGTGTTAGTGGCTGATCATCTTTTAAATAATTGTATTCctgtatcttttgttttatttctttgatgatTACCCATGTGTAACTTAAACCAGGTACAAATAGGAACAGTAAAGTCAGATAAGATGGTGACCTTCAGGAAGATGCCTTTTTGTGCTAACATCTGCATAGGAGAAATAACATATTGTGAAATATAGGAACAATGACACTAACGGGTATGAGGTGTGGTTATTTTTCCAGCTAAACTGCTTGTGTGCTACCCTAGACTTCAGCAGGTGAAAACACATACATGGACAGAAAAGTGagtgtaaagaaaaagaaaagctgccaGTCAGCTAGAAGTCACGGGAGAGCAAAGGCAAAGACAGACGAACAGTGAGTACGGGCTATACTTAGGAGCTCACAGCTAAGGTATGGATTGAGTGAGGGTTGCCATGACTGTTTCCCAAGGCAGGAGCCCTAGAGATGATGAAGCCGGTGAGAGCAGGTGGGGCAGAGCCTAGAGAAGCTTGCAGACTGCGAGAACCTGGGTAGTTCACTACAGGGTCTTCCTAGGAAGAGTTACTGGagaattttaataaacttttctcaGGATTTTCATATGTGTGATAAAACTTAAGGTTTGCTCTATTTCATCTTTATAATAGAATAGGGTGTGATTAGGGTTAACattacaattaaatttttttatttttttattaattttttttattaaaattttccacctcctccccacctcccttttccctccccctccccccactccccaggcctcactcccctcccccttcctcttcagtccaaagagcagtcagggtttcctgcccagtgggcagtccaaggtcctccccccctccatccaggtctaggaaggtgagcatacaaacaggctaggctcccacaaagccagtacatgcagtagggtcaaaactcattttttaaagacaaataattttcagagaaaagtctactaaaattaataattattaaaaaaattctaatatgatccataaaataaaattaacttagtttagaattttgaatatatttgCACCCTTAGAAGtgattttgtatttgtgttttcaataataaagttattttatgaaaggattaaataaaatgagacaATATTTTCTATGTGTAAAAGAAATCAAGCCCTTGTGTAAGATGTATAAACACACTCAAATGTATGCACTCTGAAACATGGATGTATATGTTTCCTGCTTGCTGCCTTCAGGAACAGAATGACCAGACCTCACAGACTGCCTTTCAAATGTCCCTAGCAGATCTGTGTTCTAAAGGCAGCAATGATGATACTTGCTGAAAATTAGCTAATGAAGTTCAGAAGAACTCAGCTACAGAAACTAAACTTTCCCTCTGATTTTAGAGAGGCTTTAGCCACCCTTCCTAACCTCCACCCCACATGGAGAACAAAGACGTTACTTCAGTGCCTTGTCAGTGACCGCATTCTGGTTTGAAGTGCCTGGGGAGGGGTCATAGATAGAGATGGGATGCCAACAAATTCAAGCTCAAAGTCAATATCTAGTTGTTTCAGTTTTAGAGTTTATGGACATGACACACTCGTACACTCATACAACACCATTTTATTGTGATGAAGTAAGGCCAGGTGTGCTGATTCTTGTGGCTGCTCACTCAGTGTAAATGAACAAAATGGCCACGTTGGACTGTTGTAAACACCGGCGACGACAGTCATTTCTCCTCAGCACTTGGTGACAGGGtagcaagcactgcttctaaaTATAGCTGTGTCTTCTAAAGCAGCAGATCACACAATCAAAATGTTCAGGTGATGTAAAATTCAAATCCtcttaagaaacattttaaatatttattattaacttGGTGATCattttttataaagttaaataacTATATATCCAATTGAAAACATAagatacaataataattttattgatcTTTACCTCTAAATATAGCCATGAAAATAGAATATTTCTGAATAACCCAAAATGACTAGGTATTAAGGAACATGAAATTAATGTTTTGAAAGGTTTAAATGGTATTTTCTTCTGCTGTCTTTGGTAAATTTGCTTTCATAATTCTCTACTGCCTGTTCATGTTTCTCAAAGCAGAGAGTTTTTTTAGGCTGCAAAGGATGAAGAGCCAGCAGCCACATTACAAATTTTGAGCTATATAAAAACATGTATAGTTATAAGTCCCTGTGTTCTGACAAGCTGGCATTTCTCCATAGACTGTATTGCAAAATGCAGAGATTCCAGGAACTTTTTGTTTAACAGTTTTGACTTGAAGAttgcttttttcctttgaaaacccTCATTGTACAAGGTAGTTTTATTAAACTGTGATAAAAGTCACTTTAAAGTTGTGGTATTTCGATCTTAATAAATTATGTTTAAACTAATTATCAATTTATTATTGTACTTTTTCTAGGTTAGCAAAGTAATATAATGTATGTGCACAGAGCAGAAGTATTATTTATACGTATCTTTTTTAATTACAGGTAAAGATTATAGTTCCCAACAGCACAGCAGGTCTGATAATAGGGAAGGGAGGTGCTACTGTGAAGGCTATAATGGAGCAGTCAGGGGCTTGGGTGCAGCTTTCCCAGAAACCCGATGGGATCAACTTGCAAGAGAGGGTTGTCACTGTGAGTGGAGAACCTGAACAAAACCGAAAAGCTGTTGAACTTATCATCCAGAAGATACAAGAGGATCCACAGAGTGGCAGCTGTCTCAATATCAGTTATGCCAATGTGACAGGTCCAGTGGCAAATTCCAATCCGACCGGATCTCCTTATGCAAACACTGCTGAAGTGTTACCAACCGCCGCAGCAGCCGCAGGGCTATTAGGACACGCTAACCTTGCCGGCGTTGCAGCCTTCCCAGCAGTTTTATCTGGCTTCACAGGCAATGACCTGGTGGCCATCACCTCTGCACTTAATACATTAGCCAGCTATGGATATAATCTCAACACATTAGGTTTAGGGCTCAGCCAAGCAGCAGCAACGGGGGCTTTGGCTGCAGCAGCTGCCAGTGCcaacccagcagcagcagcagccaattTGTTGGCCACCTATGCCAGTGAAGCCTCAGCCAGCGGCAGCACAGCTGGTGGAACGGCGGGGACATTTGCATTAGGTAGCCtggctgctgctactgctgcaaCCAATGGATACTTTGGAGCTGCCTCGCCCCTAGCTGCCAGTGCCATTCTAGGGACAGAGAAATCCACAGATGGCTCAAAG
The Microtus ochrogaster isolate Prairie Vole_2 chromosome 1, MicOch1.0, whole genome shotgun sequence DNA segment above includes these coding regions:
- the Nova1 gene encoding RNA-binding protein Nova-1 isoform X5, whose protein sequence is MHPMHRSREDGQYFLKVLIPSYAAGSIIGKGGQTIVQLQKETGATIKLSKSKDFYPGTTERVCLIQGTVEALNAVHGFIAEKIREMPQNVAKTEPVSILQPQTTVNPDRIKQVKIIVPNSTAGLIIGKGGATVKAIMEQSGAWVQLSQKPDGINLQERVVTVSGEPEQNRKAVELIIQKIQEDPQSGSCLNISYANVTGPVANSNPTGSPYANTAEVLPTAAAAAGLLGHANLAGVAAFPAVLSGFTGNDLVAITSALNTLASYGYNLNTLGLGLSQAAATGALAAAAASANPAAAAANLLATYASEASASGSTAGGTAGTFALGSLAAATAATNGYFGAASPLAASAILGTEKSTDGSKDVVEIAVPENLVGAILGKGGKTLVEYQELTGARIQISKKGEFVPGTRNRKVTITGTPAATQAAQYLITQRITYEQGVRAANPQKVG
- the Nova1 gene encoding RNA-binding protein Nova-1 isoform X2 gives rise to the protein MLAMIEKFSGSLFTVLDFFLIFIMLSEEDGQYFLKVLIPSYAAGSIIGKGGQTIVQLQKETGATIKLSKSKDFYPGTTERVCLIQGTVEALNAVHGFIAEKIREMPQNVAKTEPVSILQPQTTVNPDRIKQTLPSSPTTTKSSPSDPMTTSRANQVKIIVPNSTAGLIIGKGGATVKAIMEQSGAWVQLSQKPDGINLQERVVTVSGEPEQNRKAVELIIQKIQEDPQSGSCLNISYANVTGPVANSNPTGSPYANTAEVLPTAAAAAGLLGHANLAGVAAFPAVLSGFTGNDLVAITSALNTLASYGYNLNTLGLGLSQAAATGALAAAAASANPAAAAANLLATYASEASASGSTAGGTAGTFALGSLAAATAATNGYFGAASPLAASAILGTEKSTDGSKDVVEIAVPENLVGAILGKGGKTLVEYQELTGARIQISKKGEFVPGTRNRKVTITGTPAATQAAQYLITQRITYEQGVRAANPQKVG
- the Nova1 gene encoding RNA-binding protein Nova-1 isoform X4 produces the protein MHPMHRSREDGQYFLKVLIPSYAAGSIIGKGGQTIVQLQKETGATIKLSKSKDFYPGTTERVCLIQGTVEALNAVHGFIAEKIREMPQNVAKTEPVSILQPQTTVNPDRIKQTLPSSPTTTKSSPSDPMTTSRANQVKIIVPNSTAGLIIGKGGATVKAIMEQSGAWVQLSQKPDGINLQERVVTVSGEPEQNRKAVELIIQKIQEDPQSGSCLNISYANVTGPVANSNPTGSPYANTAEVLPTAAAAAGLLGHANLAGVAAFPAVLSGFTGNDLVAITSALNTLASYGYNLNTLGLGLSQAAATGALAAAAASANPAAAAANLLATYASEASASGSTAGGTAGTFALGSLAAATAATNGYFGAASPLAASAILGTEKSTDGSKDVVEIAVPENLVGAILGKGGKTLVEYQELTGARIQISKKGEFVPGTRNRKVTITGTPAATQAAQYLITQRITYEQGVRAANPQKVG
- the Nova1 gene encoding RNA-binding protein Nova-1 isoform X3 — encoded protein: MMAAAPIQQNGTHTGVPIDLDPPDSRKRPLEAPPEAGSTKRTNTGEDGQYFLKVLIPSYAAGSIIGKGGQTIVQLQKETGATIKLSKSKDFYPGTTERVCLIQGTVEALNAVHGFIAEKIREMPQNVAKTEPVSILQPQTTVNPDRIKQVKIIVPNSTAGLIIGKGGATVKAIMEQSGAWVQLSQKPDGINLQERVVTVSGEPEQNRKAVELIIQKIQEDPQSGSCLNISYANVTGPVANSNPTGSPYANTAEVLPTAAAAAGLLGHANLAGVAAFPAVLSGFTGNDLVAITSALNTLASYGYNLNTLGLGLSQAAATGALAAAAASANPAAAAANLLATYASEASASGSTAGGTAGTFALGSLAAATAATNGYFGAASPLAASAILGTEKSTDGSKDVVEIAVPENLVGAILGKGGKTLVEYQELTGARIQISKKGEFVPGTRNRKVTITGTPAATQAAQYLITQRITYEQGVRAANPQKVG
- the Nova1 gene encoding RNA-binding protein Nova-1 isoform X6; translated protein: MPQNVAKTEPVSILQPQTTVNPDRIKQTLPSSPTTTKSSPSDPMTTSRANQVKIIVPNSTAGLIIGKGGATVKAIMEQSGAWVQLSQKPDGINLQERVVTVSGEPEQNRKAVELIIQKIQEDPQSGSCLNISYANVTGPVANSNPTGSPYANTAEVLPTAAAAAGLLGHANLAGVAAFPAVLSGFTGNDLVAITSALNTLASYGYNLNTLGLGLSQAAATGALAAAAASANPAAAAANLLATYASEASASGSTAGGTAGTFALGSLAAATAATNGYFGAASPLAASAILGTEKSTDGSKDVVEIAVPENLVGAILGKGGKTLVEYQELTGARIQISKKGEFVPGTRNRKVTITGTPAATQAAQYLITQRITYEQGVRAANPQKVG